The DNA region agggacaccagagccgcaccacccagggacaccagagcctcgacacccaggaacaccagagccgcaccacccagggacaccagagcctcatcacccagggacaccagagcctcatcacccagggacaccagagcctcgacacccagggcctccagcccctcataGCATTGTACAGTCATtagggttggagaagacctctaagctcatccagcccaaacctcagtccaaccccaccgcGCCTACTAATCCACACCTGAAGCGTCACATCTCCAcatgttttgaacccctccatggatggagacttaaccgcttccctgggcaacctcttccgaTGCTTCTCCACTCCTTCCATAACAACGTAGTTCCAATATCCAAtcggaacctcccctggtgccccttgaggtcatttcccctCGCCCTGCCCTAGCGttggcctcttcctcctctcaccttgatcttctccaccacaTTGTAGTTGCAGCAGAACAGGTCCAGGCCTCTTAACAAGCTGTTGTTTATGGCGGTCTGGCACAGGGATTCAACGCACTCGAGGAACATCAGCTTCTCGATGGTTTCCTGGAACAGAGACCAAACAGGGAGAGGGGGTCacccgtggccagcaggaccggaGCTGCGGAGATGGagacctgggagaagcagctctgcccaggcagcGAGGGGCAGGGTTACCTCGTCTGTGCGGTGGAGGATTGCGTAGATGAAGTCCACtatatcctcctccttttcatagGTGGGCAACGACTCGGCGtctaagagaggaggagagcagggagggctgtgagagggggtggtggaaggagacaggagactTTGCTGGGGACAGAACTGGCTGCCTggccgggtcctgctcttgggtcagGACAAACCCCTGCAACGCTCCACGTGCAGTTGGGCTGCCGTGCTGGACAGGACATGTCCGGGAAAGCCCTCGTGAagatccctgtcccccagcatcgctgcctctgccccagagcaggagctgggtcccCTCTGTTTGCTCCACCCCCGggagaagttggaagggacccacaagggtcctcaattcctgtccctgcataggacaaccccaaatcatggaatgatggaatggtttgggttggaagggaccttaaagatgatccagttccaaccccccgccatgggaagggacacctcccagtggatcaggttgcaccatgtcccatccaacctggccttgaacacctccagggatggggcagcaacaacatctccaggcagccttggccaggtcctcaccaacctcacaggagaacattcctccacaagatctcatctcaatctacgCTCTTCCATCTCAAAACCCTCctacctcatcctgtccctgaactCCCACATCaatagcccctccccagctttccggGAGACCCTTTccatattggaagctgctctaaggtctccccagagccttctcctggatggacaaccccaactctcatagcctgtcctcatacaggaggttctccagcccccagatcatcctcgtggcctcctctggacttggtctcacagatctgtgtccttcctgtgctgagacctccagagctggacgtacgactccagttgaggtctcaccagagcagacaaacagaatcccctccctgaccctggggtccagccctgcccagcccaccagGACCCTTCACTCACAGATCATCATGGGCATGATTGAGGTCGCCTCACTGAGttgtggagcagagctgctccgctGGGGAAACTCATTCTCCTGCCAGGCCAGCCTGGGTCTGTGAGGAGATCTCCTTGCCATCGTTAGGGATGGAGGTAAACGCGTAAGCAAAGAGAACGAAGAAGCTTTGCCAAACGCCTCAGCACCGCGGGGTGAGACgcgagctctgctgcctctccggTTACTGCCCAGGGACACTGAGAGCCTGGGGGCTGCGTCTCCTGTGtcccattgtgatgtcacaacgggtcccaccacaacctttcacactgtctccaagagcttctacaattccagagccttccccttgtgatgtcacaatgggtcccaccacaacctttcacactgtctccaagagcttctacaattccagagccTTCACATCCAGGAACAAGGGGCATCTTGGGAGGGTTGTCAATATTCCCCTGTTGCaccatcaaatcaaatcaaatcaaatcaaaggcactaaaggggtcccagagagctccagaggagtcctgggggtcctagaaagaccttagggtgttctagagggttgctggggggctctagaggggtccttggcatcctagaaggcttgtaggaggccctaaaggggtcctagggggctctagaggattcccagGGTCTCAAAAGAGGTCCTGTGGGAAAAAGtgctgtcccagagggctctggaggggtcctgacAGTCCAAGAACATTCctagggggctctggaaggctgctagggTCCCTGCAGGGGAGTTGAAGGCCATAGATAAGTACTCAGgagctctagataggtctgggtgcctttagaagagtcctgtgggtctctatagtggtcctgggtgtcctagaagggtcctggaaggccttaaaggggtaccagggggttctagaggcttcccgggggccctagaagggtccttgaaggttttaaagatgtcccaaggggctctagaatggtcatgggagtcactagatgggtcctgggggtcctagaggggtcctagaaggcctttaaggaGTCCCGGTGGGTTCAAGAGGGgccctgagggtctctagagggctcctggtggtcctaggaggtacgtagaaggtcttaaaggggTCACAGGGGCCTCTAGGGTATACCTGAGGGTCCTagagaggtcctagaaggctctaaaggggtcccgagggtctctagatgggttctgaggttcctaaaatggtcctagaaggactttaaaggtcccactgggctctagagaggttctTTTCATCCTAGAAAGGAActagaaggtcttaaaggggatccaggaagctctagaggattcctgggcttcctagaggggccctagaaggcccctaaggagtcccagggcgctctagaggggtcctgggttcctagaagggtgctagaaggccttaaaggtgttccagggggctcaagaggggtccttggcattCTTGAAGTGCTCTAGATAGATTTAAAGGGGTctcagtgggctctagagggtttctggggttcctagaagggtccgagaaGGCTCTAATGGGGACCCAGGGAGATCTAGAATGGTTCTGGGCGCCTCTAGATGTgtcctgggagtcctagaaggccctaaagtggtcccaggagACTGTAGacggttcctgggggtcccagaaggccttaaaggggtcccagggggctctggaggggtcctgggggtttcTAGATGAGTCCCGCGGGtcccagaatcatggaatcactaggttggaaaagacccacaggatcatcgagtccaaccattcctaccaatcactaagcCACGTCCCTCAgatcctcatccacccgtgagaattaattgataagttttgctgcagctgatttgtatgtttaagtatcttgtcatataaatttgGTTTGTATCGAGAGATAATacgcagacaatctccagacacgATGTTTAATTCTTCGGTCAaatgataacctgaagggagcctccGGACGTGGTGGAAAActccaaaaatataatcttggAGAGATTTCTATGGATCTTTGTCGAAAACTAGTagatatacccactgcttttgtaagaggttctgccttttttagaagggcatccaattcagcgctgaattgggaaataaaaatattattatctgtgCTTCAAAGCCTTTGTCCTCATTCACCCCACCCCGTTATTAGCGTCGTCCTCCAAAGATTTTCCTCCTCCGTGAGTAAGTGGTTCTGTTTATGCACGAGGACTCGTACCACTGAACCCCAAAGCTGCTAGAGAAGGCAGACGTGGGCAGACACccctggagggagcaggagtgtCACAAAGAATAGGTGACCAACCCTCTTAGCCCCTACAGGAAAGCCCCACAAGCTCACGGACTCCAGCATCGCTGCAATTCCTCAATGCTTGGAGAAGACATTCCGCGGCAACTCCTGGGACCAGCCCTCATTATTTTAGACGACGTCGCTAAAGgtttggtggcacctggggctCGAGTTTCCTTCGAGCTTTCGCTAAAGCTCGCTCGAAAATTGGATTAATACAAGAACTATGATTTTAGTTGCCACCGTCGTAGAGCAGGTACCTCAGTCTCCAAGTCACCGTCCCCAGCTGGAACATCAAGCTCTTCAGACGGCGATTTCCTCAGCCTTTCTCGAGGACCAAGAGAAACGTGCATCCCCAGTGTTTTACAGATGGTTTTACTGCACCGAGAGACACTCAGACGGCTTCATCTCACAAACGAAACCATCCTTCAGAGGACTGAAATTTGAGGGGTTTGTCATCCTCACTTCTATTCAACATtgagcatcttccactggagaAGGGGAACCTACAAACTGTTAGCAAAGCAAGAAGCTGGGCCTCGTGGTGCCCGTGTggccagggggccaagaaggccaagggcatcttggcttggatcagacacggcgcggccagcagggccagggaggtttttctccctctggactcggccctggggagaccgctcctcgaatcctggggtcagttctgggcccctcaccacgagaaggatgttgaggctctggagcgagtccagagaagagcaacaaagctggggagggggctggagaacaagttttatgaggaggaactggagttgattagcctggaggaggctgaggggagacctcattgctctctccaactccctgaaaggaggttgtggagaggagggagctgggctcttctcctaaaaacagggacaggacgagagggaacggcctcaagctccaccaggggagggtcaggctggacatcaagaaataaaaaatcatggaaagggtcactgggcgctggaacagggagggggttgagtcccctgccctggaggggtttgagggacgggtggacgaggtgctgagggacacgggttagtgattgatgggaatggttggactcaatgatccggtgggcctcttccaacctggtggttccatgattctacaattctgggGAGTCacatatggggcaggaggagtcacttatggggcaggaggagtcactttttGGCCTCACATTGGACGCTGATCATGGAGAtccaggaggacctggagaaCCCCCCATGTTGGACACAGACCATGttgattccatgaaaatggGGTCGGGGCAGGGAATAAACGGGATTCGCTGCTTCTCGAGGAGCTGAAGCCGCTCGCAGAGCTCCTGGTGGGATGAGAAGAGGACTCGGAGCATCGAGACGAAGCCTTTAATCTCCAGCCTGGAGGCCCCAGAGGGGGTGGAGAACTTCCCACCTCCTATGAGAAGCTccaaaccctccctggaggaaCCAAAACCACCTGGTTTGGCCCCAAATTGTCCTTGGGGTCACTCTGAGGTGGAGATTCTGACTTTATCTTCTAGAGGTTGAACTTCATGTCCAGGATGGCCTGGTGGAGGTCGGAGTCCAGGGGGACGTAGGACTTCTGGGAGTCGTGGCGGAAGAACAAGGGGTCAGAGATGGCCTTGGGGTCGAAGCCTTCACGGACCAGCTTGACCTTGAGCTGCTTGAAGGTCCCGGTGATCTCCAGGGCgtcctggggagatggggatggggagaacatggggatggatggaggaggatcCATGGAtctaagggctgaggttctgctgagggacatggatccaagggctgaggttctgctgagggacatggatccaagggctgaggttctgctgagggacatggatccaagggctgaggttctgctgagggacatggatccatggATTCCTCAAGTTGAGCTGggagaggtttaaattgggTTCTGGGGATggttccttcactgaaagggtcataaAGGACCTGGAAGAGGATTTCTGGGGCCGTGGTAGAACCTtgatcccttctgaaagccctggAGATGTGGTGGGGTCGAGAGTTTTGGGTTTAGGGTTGGACTTATGACCTTCAAcatcttccaacctcaacatttccatgatggacaAAGCTCCTCGGCCTTGGGAGCTTCATCCCAAGGATCCTTTGGACGAGGAAGCCCACAAACCCCAGGAGAACCCAGGGCCACCAACCTGGATGCGGATGAAGCGAGGGGCGGCGTAGCCgggcagcatctcctgggtgAAGGCAAAGAGCTTCTTGCCCTGGAAGGTTGTCCCGGGCCTCAGGCGGACAGCGGCCATCCCGCACTTGCCCTCACACCCTGCAAGGAGgccacagggggctgggggccaccacGATCCACTTCTACTCgtcctggtggccacagggaccatcaccaagacctggtggttgcccagaaccccaccagctgctccttttctccaaccaatcccagttttactcttcctgGAGGCCACATGGACCATGATGAAGGCACCAGGTGGACCTAAAACCATCTTGGATGACTGCGTTGACCATTTTGGCCTCCTTGGTGGCCACTTGGACCACGACGGGACCTCCCAGTGAGTCCCAAACAGCACCAGGTGCTTCTTTTGGGGCATCTGAGgctctttttgctcttcctcGTGGCCACATGGACCATCACCAAGACCTGGTGGTTGCCTagaaccccaccagctgctgcttttctagaACCAACcccagttttactcttcctgGAGGCCACcgggagcatctcaaggcttcttggtggccactaggagcatctcaaggcttcttggtggccactgggaccatctcaaggcttctcggtggccactgggaccatctcaaggcttctcggtggccactgggaccatctcaaggcttcttggtggccactAGGAGCATCTCAAGCCTCCGTGGTGGCTCCTTATGTGGATAAAACATGAGCAggttcttcttttgatgcgatTGACTCACCTGGCACAGCCACCCCGTACACGTTGACCTCCTGGATGAAGTCGACCATggccagagcagcttccacctcGGTCGTGGCCACGTTCTCCCctttccacctggagaagacacgAGGTGAAGCCGTGAGGGTGGGATTTGGCTCAGAGGAAGGTCTCGTGAGAGCCACCAACTCACCGGAAAGTGTCCCCCACGCGGTCCTGGAAGTAGATGAACCTTTCGTGGTCGATCCGGAGGAGGTCGCCACTGTTGAAGTAGGAGTCACCCCGGACCAAGACGTCCCTCAAGATCTTCTTCTCGGTCTTCTCAGAGTCCCCCGCGTAGCCGTGGAACGGGGTGTTCTGGGTGATCTTGACGACCAGCAGCCCCGTCTCCcctgggaaagaaggatggaagctCATCAGAAACCTCCTTCCGTGGTGGGGAAGGTCCTCTCCATGCCCACCAGGGATGATTTTCCTGGTTCTTTGagggatctctggtggcttcccCCATGAATcctgttcctgtttctttctctgagcgatctctggtggcttccaccatgaatCACGTTCCTGATTCTGTCATTGagggatctctggtggcttccaccatggtttatgttcctgtttctttctttaagggTTTTCTCACCAGGGTTTTGAGGACCAGGAGATGTTTTTGATGGATCTCAACCCCCCGccttccccaaaacacccttGGAAACTCTTCTTACCGGGCTGGACTTTGATGCAGAGACCTCGCTGGTCCCGCTGGGGCTCGTCCTCCTCCACGTTGTACTTGATCAGCTCGAAGGGCGCgaagggctgggggacagaAGGAGACAGACGCCTTTCTCAGGGCTCTGAGGGGACGTCCAGGTCTCCACAGATGCCCCCAAATGAACCTTTGAGTCAACGGAGGCCAACGAGGTAGAAGGGGCGGCTCGGGGGGTCTTGGAGACCCTCCTTGGTTCATCAACCCCACCTTGAGGAACCTTCTGGATGTCCCAAACCATCATCATccccttgaggctccatcatcaccaccctgaggctccatcatcatccccttgaggctccatcatcatccccttgaggctccatcatcaccaccctgaggcctccatcatcacccccttGAGGCCTCCATCATCATCCCCTTGaggcctccatcatcaccaccctgaGGCCTCCAccatcatcaccaccctgaGGCCTCCATTATCACCACCCTGAggcctccatcatcacccccttgaggctccatcatcaccaccctgaGGCCTCCACCATCATCCCCCTGAGGCTCCGTCATCACCACCctgaggctccatcatcatcCCCCTGAGGCCTCCATCACCACCACCCTGAGGCCTCCCCCCTCACCTTGAGGAAGACGTTGTCCCTCCCGATGGCGCCGACCCTGCCGCTGTAGTTGATGAAGCCGGCGTTGCCCTCGGTGGCCCCGTAGAACTCGCGGATGGTGATGGCCCCGAAGCGCTGGAGAAACTCCCTCCACACCTCAGCTCGCAGCCCGTTGCCCAGCGCCAACCGCACCCCGTGCTCCCGGTCATCTGCTCGCTGGGGCCACCACGACGGGGGTCACCTCCGTGGCCACCCCAGGGCCTCAGTGGACACCCCAGGGCCTTGGTGGCCACCCCAGGGCCTCAATGGTCACCCCAGGGCTTTGGTGGCCACCCCAGGGCCTCGGTGGCCACCCCCGGGGGGTCTCCAGGCGGTGGGACCTGCCTTTGGGGTGTTGCAGAGGTAGCGCAGGAGCTCCCCCACGTACTGGATGACGGAGACTTTGTAGAAGCGACAGTCGTCCCAGAACTGGGAGGCGGAGAACTTGGCCCGGAGGACCATGGTGGCtcctggggggacacggggagagTGGTTACCCacccccttttctcttcctttttctccatcACTCGTTCCATCTAGAATGTcctcccatccatccatccctccatccctcctcccctctcaaatgtccatccatccatccatccctccttccatctcCTTCCAAGTGAAAtgttccctctctcccttcttcctcttccacacgttcctccatccctccatccatcaaACCAACCAGGCCTACATCCATCTGCGACGTCCACCCATCCACCTCTCCTCAACCATCTATGGACACaattccctctctcccttcttcctcatccctccatccctccttccatgTGTCCTTCcatccatctctccatccaACTGAAATGTTCCCACTCTCAGTTCTTCATCTTCTACAcgttcctccatccctccttccatctccatccaAGCGAAACGTTCCCTCTCTCTGTTCTTCAACTTCTAGATGTTCctctatccatccatccctctgaaacgttctctctctctgttcttCATCTTCCACAcgtccctccatccctccttccatccatccatccatccctccttccatctctccatccatctgaaatGTTCCCTCTCCCGTTCTTCCTCTTCCCCGCGTTCTTCCCTCCACCCATCCCTCAAACCATCAAACCATCCATCAAACCAACCATCAAACCATCCATCTGTCCGTCCATCCGTCTGCAACGTCCACCCATCCATCTCTCCATTCCTCACGCATCGACAGACACCGCTCCCTCGCTCCTTTCTCCAACTTCCACGTGTTCCtcatccctccttccatccttccCTCTCAAATGTccatcccaccacctctccATCCATCCAAAACGTTCCCTCTCTCCATTCTTCATCTTCTACGTCTTCCTCCATCCAaccacccctccctccctccttccatctgAAACGTTCCCTCTCTCCGTTATTCCTCTTCCCCAcgttcctccatccctccctccatccccacgttcctccatccctctctccatccccacgttccttcatccctccctccatccccatgttcctccatccctccctccatccccacgtTCCTTCATCCCCAcgttcctccatccctccctccatccccacattcctccatccctctctccatccccacgttcctccatccccacgttcctccatccctctctccatccccacgttcctccatccccacgttcctccatccctccctccatccccacgttcctccatccctccctccatccccacgttccttcatccctccctccatccccacgttcctccatccctccctccatccccacgttcctccatccctccctccatccctccttccatccccacgttcctccatccccacgttcctccatccctctctccatccccacgttcctccatccctccctccatccccacgttcctccatccccaccttccTCCACCCCTCCCGCCGTGGTCCGTGGTCCTCACCGAGGTGGATGCAGCCCCCGAGGCCGATGAGCAGCGCGGCCGCGTGGTAAAGTGGCAGCGCCGTGTACACCACGTCCCCCGCCCGGACCCCGCACAGCTCGGCCATGGaggccaccagcagcagcttcgTCTCCGTGATCACTGCGGCCTTCGGGAGCCCTGGGGAGGACAACGCAGGGTGGGAGAAGGTCCTACTGGAGCTTCTCGAGCAGGGTGGGAGGATAAAACCCTGCCCTGAGGGGTGGATCTCAAGAACTCGGAGGAGGAACCGCGAGGAACCTCATCCAGATGCTCGTGTGGGTGGAggtgggatctggggtgggTTCTGGGTTGGAGGAGGGAGGTCCCACCCCTTTGGGTTGGACAAGGAGGGGACCAGAGGGTGGGGAAGGTCCCACCTGGAGCTTCTCGTGTGGGGTGGGGGGATAAAACCCTTCCCTGAGGGGTGGATCTCAAGAAGTTGTTGGAGGAACCGTGAGGAACCTCATCCAGACACCCGTGTGGGTGGAGGTGGCACCTGGGGTGGGTTCTGAGTTGGATTCTGGGTTGGAGGAGGGAGGTCCCAACCCATCCCAACAAGGAGATGTGGTgggtctccatccctagagctCTCCAGGCCTGAGGAACCATGAGGAACCTCATCCAAACACACCTGTGGGTGGAGGTGGGACCTGGGGTGGGTTCTGGGTTGGAGGAGGGAGGTCCCACCCCTTTGGGTTGGACAAGGAGGAGAACACGTGCTGGGGAAGGTCCCACTTAGAGCTTCTCATGAGGGTTGGGAGGATAAAACCCTTCCCTGAGTGGTGGGTCTCAAGAACTTGTAGGAGGAACCATGAGGAACCTCATGAGACGCACGTGTGGGTGGAGGTGGGACCTGGGGTGGGTTCTGGGTTGGATCCTGGGTTGGAGTAGGGAGGTCCCAGCTCTTTCTATCAAGGAGAGGACCCAGAGACTTGATgggtctccatccctagagctCTCCAGGTCTCAGGAACCATGAGGAACCTCATTGAGATGAAGATGTTGGTGGAGGTGAGACGTGGGGTGGGTTCTGGGATGCATGAGGGAGGTCCCAGCTCTTCCCAACAAGGAGACGTGGTGGGTCTCCATCCCTAGGTTTCTCCAGGACGTTCTCCACCCCGTCCCGCTCACCGGTGGTGCCCGAGGTGTAGATGAAGGCGGCTCTGGAGTCGGGGGTGACGTGGGCTCGGTGGTGTGAGGGCAAAGCCTCCTCAGATGCCTCCAGGATGGCCGGGAGCAGAGCCTCCACCCCCGGGGTGGGAGACCGGGAGCTCAGGTAGAAGACACGGACCCCGTCgctctgcagggcagggagaacGTCCTCCAGGGCCTCCTGGAGCTCTGGGGGGGAGAGGGACACGGGTCCCGTGGAGCTTCAAGGTGGATTCGGGGCTCAGGAGGGGCCTGAGGGGCAACTGGGGGGACGGGGAGCTCGGGGAGCAGAGGTGGGCGCTCCAAAGATCTCAGGTGGGAACCCAAAACACCTCAAATGGGACCCAAGgaaccccaaaagggacccaagGAACCCCACAAGGGACCTGGATGAggtggggacaccaggaatCAGGGATGGGAGCTCCAAGGATCTCAGGTGGGAACCCAAAACACCTCAAATGGGACTCAAGGAACACAAATGAGATCCAAGGAACCCTAAAAGGGACCCAGGGAACCCCAAAAGGGACCTGGATGAGGTTGGGACACCAGAACCATGGACGGGAGCCCCAAGGATCTCAGGTGGGAaaccaaaacaccccaaaagggacccaagGAACCCCGAAAGGTCCCCAAGGAACCCCAAAAGGGACCTGGATGTGGTGGGGACATCAGGAATCAGGGACGGGAGCTCCAAACATCTCAGGTGGGACCCAGAACACCTCAAAAGGGACCCAAGGAAACCCAAAAGGACCCAAATGAACTCCAGAAGAGACCCAAGGAACCCCAGAAGGGACTTGGATGAGGTTGGGACACCAGGAATCATGGATGGGAGCTCCAAGGATCTCAGGTGGGAACCCAAAACACCTCATAGGGCCCCAAGGAACCCTAAAAGGGCCCCATTGAATCCCAGAAGAGACTCCAGGAACCCCAGAAGGGACCTGGATGAGGCTGGGACACCAGAACCATGGACAGGAGCCCCAAGGATCTCAGGTGGGAACCCAAAACACTTCAAAAGGGACCCAAGGAACCCCGAAAGGTCCCCAAGGAACCCCAAAAGGGACCTGGATGTGGTGGGGACATCAGGAATCAGGGACGGGAGCTCCAAACATCTCAGGTGGGACCCAGAACACCACAAAAGGGAACCAAGGAACCCCAAAAGGACGCAAATGAACTCCAGAAGAGACCCAAGGAACCCCAGAAGGGACCTGGACGAGGTCGGGACACCAGAACCATGGATGGAAGCTCCAAGGATCTCAGGTGGGAACCCAAAACACCTCATAGGGCCCC from Phaenicophaeus curvirostris isolate KB17595 chromosome 35, BPBGC_Pcur_1.0, whole genome shotgun sequence includes:
- the LOC138732678 gene encoding long-chain fatty acid transport protein 2-like, whose amino-acid sequence is MPGWAALAAVASVVAAVVWLLLLLPPPYFWLDLVAFVQLTAASLRCRRRLSRRPPVTLLDVFRGHVRRRPHHPLLLFRHEVFTYQDVDRRSNQAARTFWERLELRRGQPVAVFLANGPSYVWAWLALAKLGCPMACVNVHVRGAALRHALRAAQATVLLSDPELQEALEDVLPALQSDGVRVFYLSSRSPTPGVEALLPAILEASEEALPSHHRAHVTPDSRAAFIYTSGTTGLPKAAVITETKLLLVASMAELCGVRAGDVVYTALPLYHAAALLIGLGGCIHLGATMVLRAKFSASQFWDDCRFYKVSVIQYVGELLRYLCNTPKRADDREHGVRLALGNGLRAEVWREFLQRFGAITIREFYGATEGNAGFINYSGRVGAIGRDNVFLKPFAPFELIKYNVEEDEPQRDQRGLCIKVQPGETGLLVVKITQNTPFHGYAGDSEKTEKKILRDVLVRGDSYFNSGDLLRIDHERFIYFQDRVGDTFRWKGENVATTEVEAALAMVDFIQEVNVYGVAVPGCEGKCGMAAVRLRPGTTFQGKKLFAFTQEMLPGYAAPRFIRIQDALEITGTFKQLKVKLVREGFDPKAISDPLFFRHDSQKSYVPLDSDLHQAILDMKFNL